Part of the Primulina huaijiensis isolate GDHJ02 chromosome 15, ASM1229523v2, whole genome shotgun sequence genome is shown below.
CAACAAAACATATAGGCTGAGAATAGCAAGCACGACTTCATTGTCTTTACTGAACTTGGCCATCGAGGTAACAAAAACACgctttttgtttaattttttttaaaaaaaaattacatcttttatttattttattttatatctcATTCTTACATATTGTTTCATTCTTAAGtccaatagaaaataatcatttcAGTCTTTATAgagattaaaatataaattattgaattcaattataatttaaagATCATCcctgaaaataaattaaatcaatgagattttgaaaatatctgtCAATTGCGAATAAAGGAAAGAACATTTTAAAGGTATACTGTTCTTCTTTTTTTATGCATTGGAAAAATATCTTCAAGTTGAAGAGGAATAAATGAAAGTTGATTCCAAAGATGACACTTTTCTAATACAATTGTAAGTATGAAAGTCTAGATTCTAGAAAAATGATTACTATAATCGATGTCTTTATTATATCGCATGTGTCACGATCCGCTAGTATAACATTATTTGTCAATAAGGGCAATCCGActtcatttaattattaaaacaacaTCTGGCTTTcggtttcttaaaaaaataatttgtttcgatttctttattttctcaaaccaagattttatattcatttttttgaagaaatttaGAATATTTTGATCATGTATGATTACATATTTACTACATACGTATTTAcgatttgagtaggtctcttgtgagacggtctcacaaatttttatctgtgagacggatcaatcctaccgatattcacaataaaaagtaataattttagcataaaaagtaatattttttcatggatgatctaaataagatatctgtctcacaaaatacggcccatgagaccgtctcacacaagtttttgccttacaATTTTGGTCCTCTATATGgaaaattttaagttgtaataatgtatttttcaatttttggtaaTTTGGACTTTTTTCCGCCTACGGCACGTCACGCCGACTCCACTCCAGCTCCATatggaaaaatgattaaaaattgccaaaaaaaaatatatatatatcaaaagataacggctaaaattgaaatttggtAACGTAAATGACAAAGAAGCAAAAACATAAATCTAAATTGAAGGTTTTCCCATGAGATAATATCAAATCTTATTTTCAAATGTAATATCAACAGAACCACAGAATGTTGCTGGTTGAAGCCGATGGAAACTACATTGAACCATTTTCAGTACAAAATATGGACATAAGCTCAGGTGAGAGCTATTCAGTTATTTTCACCACTGACCAATACCCTACAAGAAACTATTGGATTTCAATATCTGTAAGAGGAAGAAACCCCAAGACTCCTCAAGGCCTAACCATACTAAACTACCATCTTAATTCTGCATCAAGAATCCCGGAGTCGCCACCCCCGGTCGCCCCTCGATGGGATGATGAATCCTACAGCAAGGCATTCTATAACAAGATTTTTGCACTGAAGGACAACCCTAAGCCACCAACAAAACATGACAGAAGACTTGTGCTGCTAAACACACAGAATTTCATCGAGGGACACACTAAATGGGCTATCAACAATGTGTCACTAGTCCTTCCTAGTACACCGTATTTGGGTTCGATAAGATATGGATTCAGCAAAGGTTTTGACCAAGAACCGCCCCCGGATAGTTATGGACACGGGTACGATGTGATGAAGCCTGCGTCGAACAAAAACTCGACGTATGGAAGTGGAGTTTACATGCTGAGATTCAATGCAACAGTGGATGTGATTCTGCAGAACGCTAATATGATCAAGGATCATGTCAGCGAGATACACCCGTGGCATCTCCACGGGCACGACTTCTGGGTTCTTGGGTATGGAGAAGGGAAGTTTACAGAGAAGGATGAAGGGAGATTCAACTTGAAGAATCCGCCATTTCGGAACACGGGTGTCGTTTTTCCTTACGGATGGACTGCACTTAGGTTTGTGGCGAATAACCCGGGAGTGTGGGCATTTCATTGTCACATTGAACCCCATTTGCATATGGGAATGGGAGTTGTTTTCTCAGAAGGGGTTCGAAAAATTAAGGAGATACCTAGTGAGGCTTTGTCCTGTGGTTTGACACAcaaaatgttcatgaaaaatagCAAGTACTAAATTGGCTACGAGTCCAAATTTCTACCAAAAACCTTGTTTTTTTAACCTTTTCATAGCATTAATCAGGGAATTTTTCGAAATTGTTGAATAAATCAAACTTGTGAAGTGTGAACCATACAATCTTGGTatttatgtgtgtgttgtgaaaaataattccataaattaataaattaaatatgcaaTATTATCTGAATGTTAGGAGTGATGCCAAAATTATCATGCCCATGCCAAGTGACAAATTCATATAATAATCAGCAAACACACATATATGGAGCGAGTCAAATAGTCTCACGgataaaattcgtgagatcgtctcacaagatatctCTAGTACtcataattaaatacattaattattttcaatattttttttcttatattattaAAACATTAATTGAATAAGGCTAGAATAggaatttttttctaaaatttaccTTTccaattacttaattaatttgtGTGAAATACACATAAacctaaatatatatatgatgttTGGCTTTCTAAATTAGGTCAAATGATCTTTAATGTTCTGAAACTTCAAATAACCTTGACTTTTTTAAAAGTTCAAATAACATTTTGCTCTTCTAAAACTTCGAATGATCTTTGATTTTCTGAAAGATCAAGTaacattttctcaaaaatcaaataacatttattttctgAAATGCATTTGACATTTTGAcctgtaaattttttttcctatatatatatatatgcatattctccttattttcaaaagaaTAACTTGAAAAAACTTTCAGAATTTTCTTCTTCTCTCGGCTTCTGTCACTGCTATTTCTTCTAAATCATGATAAAATTTCAAGTACTGTTCAGTTCGCTTGTATCATACTTTATGGTAAGTTGTTGCAGATATCACCGTTGTTTCCTTGGAAACAATTATCCACGATGAACATCGGAGCACCGTATGAGgatatgaatatattttaagaaaattgtaACATATTAAAGGCCTCAGTTTGGTTTCGTTTTCTATTAACTTTATATATACATGATCGGTAAAATgcattgtttatatatatatatatatctgtcaGATGTTAGCGAGAGAGAGAATAAATAAAAGTGCATTAAGTATTCATGGTTATCTTTCATTTTTCAGGAATCTTTTGGACGAATCTTCATTCTAACAACCCAGGAATGTCCGGACCCTCAAACCACCAACACACGAGAGAAACAACGTTTGCTGCTAAAAAGTTACATTTTAAGGACTTAAATCAACAAACGTACCGCACCATTCTCGTGAACCAAAAACCCTATATATATGTCAAACCTTGCAAGTCCATGCAAGAATCTCTATTTTACTAGCTACTCAATTTCATTCATCGCCTGAAGAAGCAAACGTTAACTACGAAATCCCCCTACTTATAATAAAACGCGGTTCCATCGACAATATAATCATATACTTAAACATGGGATATTCGAGCTCAAACTCATCGCATGCACGAGGGCTGATCGTCATGCTCATTGTGTTAGCTTTCACTACTCATATGGAGTTAGTGCATCGCGTCGAAGGCCAGAATATTGCACGAGTCGGGCAGTGCATGGTAGGATGTGGGCAGAGAACAGTTGCTTGTTCCATCAATTGTTTGATAAGAGGTGGGGGATTATTAAGGGCTATTCCTTGCTTCCAAGATTGTGGTTCGGACGATGTTGGATGTGTCACCACTTGCCTCGGACCTCAGTTCCGCCCAAAAGTTGAATGTCATTGAtttttataggctttgctttcTCGATAATTAAGTCACACATGCATGCATATCTAGCTACTTGTAATTGATTTCAGTTAtaatattgattaattattagTTTGTCTTGTGTATTGTGGGTGGAAATGTAATTTGGTCGTGTTATTAAATAAGACCANTATAGCATTtgtggatttttatatgttacaCCTTGAGCGTATCTCCCCTTATGATCATAACTATAtgggaaaaatgatttttttagtccattaacattttttaaattttgggttttggttcataaagttttcaaattttgatttttgtacactacttttaatttttgattatatattttagtccAATTATTGATGCAGCATTTGACAAGTCGACAATTTTCGATGTCACGTCAGCTTTTTTTGATGTCACGCGCGTCATTACACGTCATTATCTTCTAATGTCACGTCAGCAATTGGACTATATagttgaaaattaaaagtttgtgtacgaaaaccaaactttgaaaattttgtggacCAAATCCAATAATAGTGGaacaaaaaaactatttttcctaactatatgtatgtgtatagaaaaaaatgctacacaaaatgaATTAGATGATTTAATTCCGAGTACATCATATGGCGTAGAGCTTTCAAACAAACCTAATTTGAGTGTCAAAATATTTGACTGAGTAGTAACTAATCATGTAAGTTTTTCTCTTTGCGATTGTAAtcccatattttattaaatttcaatcaTACTCcattatctttgtttttttttttttttggaattttagtcGTTGTGTGGAGTGCCACATCAGCACTCCGGATGACAAACGACTTATAAAATTACGAAAAACTggaagaactaaaattgaaatttgaaacaATAGAACTAAAATTGCAAAGTGACAA
Proteins encoded:
- the LOC140959751 gene encoding L-ascorbate oxidase-like isoform X2, yielding MNCKLIFSLSLCVGLSLLINGRGQYHCSLAAHFSNYSTSPCKLRGDEQYAPQVLYVYPNKTYRLRIASTTSLSLLNLAIENHRMLLVEADGNYIEPFSVQNMDISSGESYSVIFTTDQYPTRNYWISISVRGRNPKTPQGLTILNYHLNSASRIPESPPPVAPRWDDESYSKAFYNKIFALKDNPKPPTKHDRRLVLLNTQNFIEGHTKWAINNVSLVLPSTPYLGSIRYGFSKGFDQEPPPDSYGHGYDVMKPASNKNSTYGSGVYMLRFNATVDVILQNANMIKDHVSEIHPWHLHGHDFWVLGYGEGKFTEKDEGRFNLKNPPFRNTGVVFPYGWTALRFVANNPGVWAFHCHIEPHLHMGMGVVFSEGVRKIKEIPSEALSCGLTHKMFMKNSKY
- the LOC140959751 gene encoding L-ascorbate oxidase-like isoform X1, giving the protein MRDMRVVVCCIILFLSITTQSSIGKTRNLKWEVEYMHWSPDGVEGIVMAINGRFPGPTIRARAGDTIHLELMNKLHTEGLVIHWHGIRQLGTPWADGTASISQCAINPGETFLYKFKLDKAGTYFYHGHYGMQRLAGLYGSLIVEVAKGENEPFEYDGELNLLLSDWWHKSFHELQVDLFSKPMRWVGEPQSLLINGRGQYHCSLAAHFSNYSTSPCKLRGDEQYAPQVLYVYPNKTYRLRIASTTSLSLLNLAIENHRMLLVEADGNYIEPFSVQNMDISSGESYSVIFTTDQYPTRNYWISISVRGRNPKTPQGLTILNYHLNSASRIPESPPPVAPRWDDESYSKAFYNKIFALKDNPKPPTKHDRRLVLLNTQNFIEGHTKWAINNVSLVLPSTPYLGSIRYGFSKGFDQEPPPDSYGHGYDVMKPASNKNSTYGSGVYMLRFNATVDVILQNANMIKDHVSEIHPWHLHGHDFWVLGYGEGKFTEKDEGRFNLKNPPFRNTGVVFPYGWTALRFVANNPGVWAFHCHIEPHLHMGMGVVFSEGVRKIKEIPSEALSCGLTHKMFMKNSKY